The nucleotide sequence GCGCGTGGCCGGTGACGGAGAGCGGGATGGCGGCGGAGCGGGCCGCGTCGAGGATGCGCGGGTGACCCACTGCGTACCCGATGCGGAGCCCCGCGAGGCCGTACGCCTTGGAGAAGGTGCGGAGGACGACGAGGTTCGGGTGGGCCGCGAGCAGGCGCATGCCGTCGAGGGCATGCTCCGGGCCGACGAACTCGCCGTACGCCTCGTCGAGCAGCACGAGCACGTCGCGCGGGACGGCCGCGAGCAGGCGCTCGAGGTCGGCCTCCGTGACGAGCGTGCCGGTGGGGTTGTTCGGCGTGCAGACGATGACGACGCGCGTGCGGTCGGTGAGCGCGGCGATCATGCCGTCCACGTCGTGCGAGTGGTCCGGCAGGTTCGGGACGGGGACGCCCGTCGCCCCCGCGACCGTGATGAGCGTGGGGTACGCCTCGAACGAGCGCCACGCGTGGACGACCTCGTCGCCCGGGCCCGCGGCCGCCGTGATGAGCTGCGAGAGGATCGCCACGGATCCGGCTCCCGCGTGGACGTGGTCGACCGTGACGCCGAAGCGCTCGGCGAGCGCGGTGCGCAGCAGGGTCGCGCCCGCGTCGGGGTAGCGGTTCACGTCGCGCACCTGGTCGATGCGGGCGAGCACCGACGGCAGCGGGTCGAACGGGTTCTCGTTGCTGGACAGCTTGAAGTCGTCCTCGCCGGCGGGCTTGCCCTGGCGGTAGGCGACCATGGCCGCGATGGCGGGACGGAGCCTCACGGGGGCGGCGGCGTCGAGGGGCGCGGGTTCGGGGATCACCGGGCGATTCTACGGGCGGGTCGCCGCCCGGCCCATGGTCCGCGGGGGCGGCGTCTGCGAGGATCGCAGCATGCCCCGATTCCTCGTCCGCGTGGTCGTCAACGCCGTCGCGCTCTGGCTCACCACGCTCATCGTCTCCGGCACCATCGTGACCGCCTACGAGCCGGGCGACACCACGGCCACCGTGCTCACCTACCTCCTGCTCGGCGCGATCTTCGGCGTCGTGAACGGCGTCATCGGCACGGCCATCCGGATCGTGGCGTTCCCCCTCTACATCCTCACGCTCGGCCTCATCGCGCTCATCGTCAACGGGCTGCTCTTCCTCCTGGTGGCCGCCATCTCCGACGCGCTCGGCTTCGGCCTCACGGTCGAGGGGTTCTGGTGGGGCGTGCTCGGGGCGCTGCTCATGGCGTTCTTCAGCTGGCTGGTGGGGCTCGTGCTCCGACCGGTGACGTCGAGGGCCTGACCCGCGCGTCACATCCCACCGCCCGATCCGCCCGGCGGGGTGAGCGGGGCCCGCTCCGCCCGGTAGAGGTGGGACGCGATCGGCGTGGCCCCGTCGAGGAACCCGTGGAGCTCGTCGCGCGCCCGCTCCAGGAGCGGGGAGCGCGAGGCGTCCATCTGGGTCGCCGTCGCCCGATAGGTGCTCAGGTCGTGCGCGTCCAGGACGCCAGCGTGCGCCGTCGGCGCGAAGGCCGGCGCGCGCACCACGACGTCGTCGCCCGCGTCGCCGTCGGACGGGCGCACGCCCCCGAGCGCCGGGACGGGGTCGTCCGTGTGCTCCACGGCCACGCCGTCGATCCCCTGGCGGATCGGCAGCTGCCCGACCGGGGACCCGAACGTGAGCTCGTGGGTGACGTGGAGGCCCGGGGCATCGCCCACCGCTCGCGCGAGGATCCCGCCCATCGAGTATCCGACGACGTAGACCTCGTCGTCCGCGGTCGCGCCGGCCTCGCGGAGCGCCGTCTCGGCCGCGTGCACGGCGGACCCGCCCTCGGTGGCGAGCGCGGCCGCCGCCGAGGCCGGTCCGAAGTCCTCGCGGCCGGTGCCCGGATCCAGGGTGACCATGCCGCCCAGGTAGGCGACGAAGCGGCGGCGTCCGTCCGGTGCCCGGTACTCCTCGACGCGCATCTGCGGGGTGCCGGGGACCGGGTCGGGGATCCGGTCGGCCAGGTCCTCCAGGCTCGCCGGCGCCGGGCGGACGGCGTCAGGGCGGATGTGGACGGCGGCGGGCGCGTCGCGCAGGACGCCGAGGGCTCCCAGCGCCGCGAGGAGGCCCGCGGTCGTCTCCCGCACGCCGTCGTCGCCGGCCGGGCGGTCCGGGAGGAAGCGCGCGGCCGCGGCCGCGATGTCCGAGACCACGTCCCGGACGGCGGAGGGCAGCAGGATCCGGAGGGCCCCGCTCGGAGAGGAAGGAGCCGCATCCGTCGCACCGCCGTCCGCCGAGGCGGATCGCACGCAGCGGTCGACGTCCCGCTCCCCGTCCGCGTACTCGGCGGCGGCGCGACGCAGGTCGGCGGCGAGCGCCCGCGCGTCGTGGGCGGCGGACGACAGGAGACCGCGCGGGGCGTCGAGGCTCGCATCGTGATCGCCCGTGATCGTGGCCACGAGCGGCGGCAGGGCCAGCGCACGGGCATGGTCGTCGAGCCGCCCCGCCTCGTCGTCGAGCCGCCCGGCGATGCGCGTGAGGTGGTCCGTCTCGACCTCGGTGCCGCCTCCCTCGGTGACCGTGAGCCCCGCGACCGCGGTCACAGATGCGCTCCGGGGCAGCCGGGCGCCGAGCCGGCGGCCGGATGCGCGTCGTGGAGCAGGGTCCCGGCGAGCGCGACGCGACCGGCGAGGTCGTCGAGGGCACGGACGAATGCGTCGTGCGCGCGTCCGGACCACGACGGGTCGTCCCGGCAGGACGCGATGCCTCGGTGCGTCTCCGCCACCGCCTCGGCGATGGCGGCGAGCGCATGCGCGCGCGTCAGCGCCTCGGCGCGGAGCTGGCCCGGCGTGCTGCCGCTCTCCCGACCCGTCCCTCCGAGGGGATCTCCCCCGCCCGCGCCCCATCCACCCGGCTGCTCCTGCATCGCGTCCCGTCCTCTCCCGTCCGCCCGCATCGTGCGCCGCAGCGAGGGCAGCGGGCCGTCGGATGCCGCGTCCGGGGGACGGAGGAGGGATACGGGGATGTGGGGAGGGATCGCAGCCGACAGAATGAGCGCATGGGAGCCCCCGACTCTCCGGCCGCGACGGCTCCACCCGTCTTCCGGATCGCCTTCGTCTGCACCGGCAACATCTGCCGCTCCCCGATGGCGGAGGTCGTCTTCCGGGACCTCGTGCAGCGCGCCGGGCACGCCGACCGCGTCTCCGTGACGAGCGCCGGGACGGGCGACTGGCACGTGGGCGAGCAGGCGGACGCGCGCACCCTCGCCGCGCTCGAGCGCCGCGGCCTGTCGGGATCCGCGCATCGCGCGAAGCAGTTCGACCCGGACACACTGCCCGACCTCGACCTGGTGGTCGTGTTCGACCGCGGCCAGGAGCGGACGCTGCGGCAGTGGGCGCGGACGGAGGCGGACCGGGCGAAGATCCACCTGCTGCTGTCGTTCGATCCTCCACAGGCCCACCTGCGGGACGTGCCCGACCCGTACTACACGGACGCGGCGATGTTCGATCGGGTTCTTGGGATGATAGAGCGAGCCGCCCGGGCCCTCCTCGCGCAGGTGGAGCCCGGCATCCGTCCCCCCAGCTAGGAGATCCCCCCGCATGAGCCCGTTGCCCCCGCAGGTGCTGAGCCCCCTCGACGGCCGCTACGCCCCCGTCGTCACCGAGCTCGGCGAGCACCTCTCGGAGGCGGGCCTCAACCGGGCGCGCATCCACGTCGAGATCGAGTGGCTCATCCACCTCACCGACCGGTCGCTCCTCTCCTCCTCGCCGTTCACGGACGCGCAGAAGGCGGCGCTGCGCGAGGTCGTCGCGGGCTTCGGGCAGGAGCAGATCGACGCGCTCGCCCGCGTCGAGGCCGTCACCCGGCACGACGTGAAGGCCGTCGAGTACTTCGTGCGCGACCGCCTCGAGGAGCTCGGCCTCGCGCACGTCGCCGAGCTCACGCACTTCGCGTGCACGAGCGAGGACATCAACAACCTCTCCTACGCGCTCGTCATCGACCGGGCCGTGCGCGAGGTCTGGCTGCCGAAGCTGGTCTCCGTCATCGGCGCGCTCCGCGAGCGGGCCCTCCTCTTCCGCGACGACGCCATGCTGTCGCGCACGCACGGGCAGCCGGCCACGCCCACGACCCTCGGCAAGGAGCTCGCGGTGTTCGTGCACCGGCTCGAGCGCCTCCGGGCCGATGTGGAGGACGTCGAGGTGCTCGGCAAGTTCAGCGGCGCCACGGGCACGTTCGCGGCGCACCTCGCCGCCGACGCGGACGTCGACTGGCCCGCCGAGTCCCGCGCGTTCGTCACGTCGCTCGGGCTCGTGTGGAACCCGCTCACCACGCAGATCGAGTCGCACGACTGGCAGGCCGAGCTGTACACGCGCATCGCCCACGTCAACCGGGTCCTGCACAACCTCTGCACGGACGTGTGGACCTACATCTCCATGGGGTACTTCCGGCAGATCCCGCAGGCGGGCGCGACCGGCTCGTCGACGATGCCGCACAAGATCAACCCCATCCGCTTCGAGAACGCGGAGGCGAACCTCGAGCTGTCGGATGCGCTGCTCGACTCGCTCGCGTCCACGCTCGTGACGTCCCGGCTCCAGCGGGACCTCACGGACTCGACGACGCAGCGCAACGTCGGCGTCGCGCTCGGGCACTCGCTGCTGGCGCTCGACAACATCGGGCGGGGTCTCCTCGAGATCGACGTCGACCGCGCGCTGCTCGCGGCCGACCTCGACGCCAACTGGGAGATCCTCGGCGAGGCCATCCAGACGGTCATCCGCGCGGAGATCGTCGCGGGGCGCAGCTCCATCAGCGACCCGTACGCGGTGCTCAAGGAGCTCACGCGCGGCAAGCGCGTCGGCCGCGACGAGATGCGCGCGTTCGTCTCCGGGCTCGACATCGGGGACCAGGCGAAGGCGCGACTGCTCGAGCTGACCCCGGCCGGGTACGCCGGGCTGGCGTCGCAGCTGGTCGACCACATCCTCTGAGCCGGTCGATCGGGACCCTCGTCACGGCGGGGGTCCCGACGCACGTCAGCGGACGCGGTTCCAGCCGGAGCGGATCCCCGCGGCTCAGTGCCGGGTCGGACGATCCGGGTGGTCCTGCTCGTCCATGTCCTGCAGCTCGTCGCGGTTCGGCTTGAACGACAGGGCGAGCATCGCGAGCATCACGAGGGCGCCGATGAACGCGACGCCCGTGAAGACGACCACGACCGTCCAGCCCTGGGCGTCGGCGGGCC is from Clavibacter sp. A6099 and encodes:
- a CDS encoding phage holin family protein → MPRFLVRVVVNAVALWLTTLIVSGTIVTAYEPGDTTATVLTYLLLGAIFGVVNGVIGTAIRIVAFPLYILTLGLIALIVNGLLFLLVAAISDALGFGLTVEGFWWGVLGALLMAFFSWLVGLVLRPVTSRA
- a CDS encoding pyridoxal phosphate-dependent aminotransferase; protein product: MIPEPAPLDAAAPVRLRPAIAAMVAYRQGKPAGEDDFKLSSNENPFDPLPSVLARIDQVRDVNRYPDAGATLLRTALAERFGVTVDHVHAGAGSVAILSQLITAAAGPGDEVVHAWRSFEAYPTLITVAGATGVPVPNLPDHSHDVDGMIAALTDRTRVVIVCTPNNPTGTLVTEADLERLLAAVPRDVLVLLDEAYGEFVGPEHALDGMRLLAAHPNLVVLRTFSKAYGLAGLRIGYAVGHPRILDAARSAAIPLSVTGHAQHAALASLEHEDELLERVAVLARDRDEAWRALTEQGWAVPRPHGNFVWLATGAETAEVEAQLAAAGLVVRAFAGEGIRVTIGEPASVRKLLNASAGIVRGLPEGHPARR
- a CDS encoding low molecular weight protein-tyrosine-phosphatase; protein product: MGAPDSPAATAPPVFRIAFVCTGNICRSPMAEVVFRDLVQRAGHADRVSVTSAGTGDWHVGEQADARTLAALERRGLSGSAHRAKQFDPDTLPDLDLVVVFDRGQERTLRQWARTEADRAKIHLLLSFDPPQAHLRDVPDPYYTDAAMFDRVLGMIERAARALLAQVEPGIRPPS
- the purB gene encoding adenylosuccinate lyase translates to MSPLPPQVLSPLDGRYAPVVTELGEHLSEAGLNRARIHVEIEWLIHLTDRSLLSSSPFTDAQKAALREVVAGFGQEQIDALARVEAVTRHDVKAVEYFVRDRLEELGLAHVAELTHFACTSEDINNLSYALVIDRAVREVWLPKLVSVIGALRERALLFRDDAMLSRTHGQPATPTTLGKELAVFVHRLERLRADVEDVEVLGKFSGATGTFAAHLAADADVDWPAESRAFVTSLGLVWNPLTTQIESHDWQAELYTRIAHVNRVLHNLCTDVWTYISMGYFRQIPQAGATGSSTMPHKINPIRFENAEANLELSDALLDSLASTLVTSRLQRDLTDSTTQRNVGVALGHSLLALDNIGRGLLEIDVDRALLAADLDANWEILGEAIQTVIRAEIVAGRSSISDPYAVLKELTRGKRVGRDEMRAFVSGLDIGDQAKARLLELTPAGYAGLASQLVDHIL